The DNA sequence GAGGCGATGGGAGGTTTGGTCACGGCGCGGAGAATAGACCGAAAGGCCGGAAGGCTGGAAGGCCGGGAGGATTTTGTTCACGCCCAGGCGTGGAGAAGCGGAGGCGACCAAGTGGCCACTCAATTCACAGAATTACCTATAGCATTTGTGGGCATCGTCAGCATATAATTGCCCTGTGTTGTTGTTCTGGAGGTTGCCATGAGAACGACGGTGACTTTGGACGAAGCGTTGGTCAAAGAGGTCATGAAGGTGACGCCCGCTAAAACGAAAACGGCCGCGGTCGCGCAGGCCTTGCGGGAACACATCCGTCAGAGACGAATCGACG is a window from the bacterium genome containing:
- a CDS encoding type II toxin-antitoxin system VapB family antitoxin — its product is MRTTVTLDEALVKEVMKVTPAKTKTAAVAQALREHIRQRRIDELRSLLGKVDLDAKSLEELREADIRELEELDE